In Oncorhynchus mykiss isolate Arlee chromosome 1, USDA_OmykA_1.1, whole genome shotgun sequence, the following proteins share a genomic window:
- the LOC110522073 gene encoding genetic suppressor element 1 isoform X1 — MSLCQGTAVADGSSFILGLTQNRGFNRLCLRGMKHESKSRSLGMISTATRTTATVSPLTPLANGSVAAHSGFAAALRQLAKQAEDPRGSSPNSESPVSSPATSLSSPVNTPKRGLSGPLQTPIRGHGLPSTPSVVTIAPTPTKSGSILWRGEGRQAELGVLGVSREPVGSEPSLPQEKGAHPVLSPHILAHPSYPFTLTPSSVMQDRRLQGLSLPGLVQPAVHSGAVQEEYLRGLRPFATSDDLRLRSLPLGLDPTTAAHVTAAAAYYHPAYLHHLHRMEESLCLSALRSQFYSVPAGGAFPHLHPSALHMQLPGARYPGEFSQTHSALAERIQMEEELRQREREREHEREKQRECELERERERERERERETEMERQKDRQRERERERQMVRAVKSQYLAGLKALTALPEDRVRPGERLTPNRLDKPTLPALPVPKPLQPGLQTAPHLMPSLVPSQMGNRHTASASSGGLHGTLLSAMMLHQANGEERRLARQRRQGQEREVWPPGEGVEPRRDSYRSNASQRDTGNRESQPHLGAPPPLISPKPHLLPHPPAPSTTLWNPASLTETPPDPRFRFDSPVPPSRSPPNLTRNERSPSWERGEDGCRKRGKDPERLSSVRGPILQEPGLWDWAELERSTHSLHHHNHLHQSGSLSVSSPSPSSNLGVQHHASSPSPSMDLQRSERPGQEPQNPVVYDEILQQHRRLVSKLDLEESRRREAREGGYDYDLDEWYDDSDEEEVRAHLRRVAEQPPLKLDTSSEKVCFLRVCGLTTLAHRDQLLHQKRRKRRRMLRERSISPTAVRGKRKTSPPPVAPAPTLCTTLTPEEMNCSPQLEDKKHFLNMFSLSHVTNQQRRDKEKMEGLLKAIKLKSVTLDTIRYNPLPLCRSPPVSPTGESNGLHYQDSPSPSPSYPHHPNNLHTDPLKPSTYPPSQPPPLAPDPNRKGLGGGHPAKRLQCLQNGGGHPGHHPQQKVPLAVQNGQNITWERFIPKDFHQSVLQSTHKTLSGSTCVPESSIKSEPSVPYNIPPLKRPALLNTSLHPTNGHHPYPSPAHHVPLGVRDELSEEEDEEEEEEEGEAPRKWRGIESVFEAYQEYVDERCMERQVLHSQCRRLETQNYTLSLTAEQLSHSMAELVSQRQRVRDERERLQAQLEHFRKCLTIPNVHWGKGQAKGRPSPVTPCPAADRQTDRRPMTDGVREDTELVPSQRGQRGKRALDWEGRQDDRKGGGRKGGQAL, encoded by the exons gtTCTTCTCCCAATAGTGAGTCTCCAGTCTCCTCTCCAGCCACCAGTCTCAGTTCTCCAGTCAACACTCCTAAGAGGGGGTTGTCAGGACCACTCCAGACCCCAATTCGGGGACACGGccttccctccaccccttctGTAGTCACTATCGCCCCCACTCCCACCAAGAGCGGCAGCATtctctggagaggagaagggcgCCAG gctgAGCTGGGTGTTCTGGGGGTGAGTAGGGAGCCTGTGGGTTCTGAGCCCAGCCTTCCCCAGGAGAAAGGGGctcatcctgtcctctctcctcacatcCTGGCTCACCCATCCTACCCCTTCACCCTCACCCCCAGCTCTGTCATGCAGGACCGGCGACTACAGGGCCTCAG TCTACCTGGTCTGGTACAACCTGCAGTTCACTCAGGGGCGGTCCAAGAGGAGTACCTAAGAGGACTACGCCCCTTCGCCACCTCAGATGACCTCCGCCTGCGCTCGCTGCCCCTGGGGCTCGACCCCACCACTGCTGCCCacgttactgctgctgctgcctacTACCACCCTGCCTACCTCCACCACCTACACAG gatgGAGGAGTCTTTGTGTCTTTCTGCACTACGGTCTCAGTTCTACTCTGTACCAGCAGGGGGGGCCTTCCCTCACCTCCACCCCTCTGCCCTCCACATGCAACTGCCTGGGGCACGCTACCCTGGGGAGTTCAGCCAAACACACAGTGCACTGGCTGAGag aatacagatggaggaagaGCTTCGCCaacgagagagggagcgagagcatgaacgagagaaacagagggagtgTGAGCttgaacgggagagagagagggagcgggagagagagagggagacagagatggaaagacagaaggataggcagagggagagagagagggagagacagatggtgagAGCGGTGAAGAGCCAGTACCTTGCTGGGCTGAAGGCTCTCACGGCTCTGCCGGAGGACAGGGTCAGACCTGGGGAGAGGCTGACACCTAACAGACTGG ATAAGCCCACCCTCCCTGCCCTCCCAGTACCTAAACCTCTACAGCCAGGCCTCCAGACAGCCCCTCACCTCATGCCCAGCCTGGTGCCCTCTCAGATGGGGAACAGACACACTGCCTCAGCCTCTTCCGGGGGGCTCCATGGAACACTGCTCTCTGCCATGATGCTCCATCAGGCCAATGGGGAGGAGCGCAGGTTGGCACGTCAACGCAGGCAGGGGCAGGAGAGGGAGGTGTGGCCACCTGGGGAAGGGGTGGAGCCTAGGAGAGACAGCTACAG ATCCAACGCCAGCCAACGTGACACAGGCAACAGAGAATCTCAACCTCACCTAGGAGCCCCACCTCCACTCATCTCACCCAAacctcacctcctcccccacccccctgCCCCTTCCACCACCCTCTGGAACCCTGCCTCCCTCACTGAGACCCCCCCAGACCCTCGTTTCAGGTTCGACTCCCCTGTTCCTCCATCTCGCTCCCCTCCTAATCTGACCAGAAACGAGCGGTCCCCCAgctgggagaggggggaggatgggTGCAGGAAGAGGGGGAAGGACCCAGAGAGGCTCTCGTCTGTCAGGGGACCCATTCTGCAGGAGCCTGGCCTCTGGGACTGGGCTGAGCTTGAAAGATCCACTCACAGTCTCCACCACCATAACCACCTCCACCAGAGTGGTTCGCTGTCCGTCTCCtcccccagccccagctccaacCTAGGGGTCCAGCACCACGccagctccccatctccctccatgGACCTCCAGAGGTCTGAACGGCCAGGCCAGGAGCCTCAGAACCCAGTGGTGTACGATGAGATCCTCCAGCAGCACCGCAGGCTGGTCAGCAAGCTGGacctggaggagagcaggaggagagaggccaggGAAGGAG ggtATGACTATGATCTAGATGAGTGGTATGATGACAGTGATgaggaggaagtgagggcccaCCTCAGAAGGGTAGCAGAGCAGCCCCCGTTAAAACTGGACACATCCTCAGAG AAGGTGTGTTTCCTGCGTGTCTGTGGCCTGACCACGCTGGCCCATCGTGACCAGCTGCTtcatcagaagaggaggaagaggaggaggatgttgagAGAGCGCAGCATCTCCCCTACAGCAGTACGAGGCAAGAGGAAGACCTCTCCGCCTCCTGTGGCACCCGCTCCCACCCTCTGCACCACTCTCACCCCAGAGGAGATGAATTGCTCCCCTCAGCTGGAGGACAAGAAACACTTCCTCAACATGTTCAGCCTGTCCCATGTGACCAACCAGCAGAGGAGAG ataagGAGAAGATGGAGGGGTTGTTGAAGGCTATAAAGCTGAAGAGTGTGACGTTGGACACCATCAGATACAACCCATTACCCCTCTGTAGAAGCCCCCCTGTTTCCCCAACTg GCGAATCAAACGGACTCCACTACCAAGACTCCCCAAGCCCCTCGCCCTCCTACCCCCACCACCCCAACAACCTCCATACAGACCCACTAAAACCATCCACCTATCCACCCAGCCAACCGCCTCCCCTGGCCCCCGACCCCAACAGGAAAGGACTGGGTGGAGGTCACCCAGCTAAGAGGCTCCAGTGCCTCCAGAATGGAGGAGGCCACCCTGGCCATCATCCTCAACAGAAGGTGCCCCTGGCTGTGCAGAACGGGCAGAACATAACCTGGGAAAGATTCATCCCGAAGGACTTCCACCAGTCTGTGTTGCAGTCTACCCACAAGACACTGAGTGGCTCCACCTGCGTTCCAGAGTCCAGTATAAAGTCTGAGCCCTCAGTGCCCTACAACATCCCCCCACTGAAGAGACCAGCCCTCCTCAACACATCCCTACACCCCACCAACGGGCATCACCCTTACCCCTCTCCAGCCCACCATGTACCCCTTGGCGTACGTGATGAGCTgtcagaggaagaggatgaggaggaggaggaagaggagggagaagccCCTAGGAAGTGGAGGGGCATAGAGTCAGTCTTTGAGGCGTATCAGGAGTATGTGGATG agcggTGTATGGAGAGACAGGTTCTTCACAGTCAGTGCCGGAGGCTGGAGACTCAGAACTACACTCTCAGTCTGACAGCTGAACAACTCTCACACAGCATGGCG gagctggtgagtcagagacagagggtgagagatgagagagagaggctgcaggCTCAGCTGGAGCACTTCAGGAAGTGTCTGACCATTCCCAACGTGCACTGGGGCAAGGGGCAGGCCAAAGGTCGCCCCTCCCCGGTGACCCCCTGCCCCGctgcagaccgacagacagaccgacGACCGATGACtgatggagtgagagaggacaCTGAATTGGTTCCCAGTCAGAGGGGGCAGAGGGGGAAGAGAGCTCTGGACTGGGAAGGAAGACAGGATgatagaaagggaggagggagaaaaggaggacaGGCCCTGTAA
- the LOC110522073 gene encoding genetic suppressor element 1 isoform X2 — protein sequence MSLCQGTAVADGSSFILGLTQNRGFNRLCLRGMKHESKSRSLGMISTATRTTATVSPLTPLANGSVAAHSGFAAALRQLAKQAEDPRGSSPNSESPVSSPATSLSSPVNTPKRGLSGPLQTPIRGHGLPSTPSVVTIAPTPTKSGSILWRGEGRQAELGVLGVSREPVGSEPSLPQEKGAHPVLSPHILAHPSYPFTLTPSSVMQDRRLQGLSLPGLVQPAVHSGAVQEEYLRGLRPFATSDDLRLRSLPLGLDPTTAAHVTAAAAYYHPAYLHHLHRMEESLCLSALRSQFYSVPAGGAFPHLHPSALHMQLPGARYPGEFSQTHSALAERIQMEEELRQREREREHEREKQRECELERERERERERERETEMERQKDRQRERERERQMVRAVKSQYLAGLKALTALPEDRVRPGERLTPNRLDKPTLPALPVPKPLQPGLQTAPHLMPSLVPSQMGNRHTASASSGGLHGTLLSAMMLHQANGEERRLARQRRQGQEREVWPPGEGVEPRRDSYRSNASQRDTGNRESQPHLGAPPPLISPKPHLLPHPPAPSTTLWNPASLTETPPDPRFRFDSPVPPSRSPPNLTRNERSPSWERGEDGCRKRGKDPERLSSVRGPILQEPGLWDWAELERSTHSLHHHNHLHQSGSLSVSSPSPSSNLGVQHHASSPSPSMDLQRSERPGQEPQNPVVYDEILQQHRRLVSKLDLEESRRREAREGGYDYDLDEWYDDSDEEEVRAHLRRVAEQPPLKLDTSSEVCFLRVCGLTTLAHRDQLLHQKRRKRRRMLRERSISPTAVRGKRKTSPPPVAPAPTLCTTLTPEEMNCSPQLEDKKHFLNMFSLSHVTNQQRRDKEKMEGLLKAIKLKSVTLDTIRYNPLPLCRSPPVSPTGESNGLHYQDSPSPSPSYPHHPNNLHTDPLKPSTYPPSQPPPLAPDPNRKGLGGGHPAKRLQCLQNGGGHPGHHPQQKVPLAVQNGQNITWERFIPKDFHQSVLQSTHKTLSGSTCVPESSIKSEPSVPYNIPPLKRPALLNTSLHPTNGHHPYPSPAHHVPLGVRDELSEEEDEEEEEEEGEAPRKWRGIESVFEAYQEYVDERCMERQVLHSQCRRLETQNYTLSLTAEQLSHSMAELVSQRQRVRDERERLQAQLEHFRKCLTIPNVHWGKGQAKGRPSPVTPCPAADRQTDRRPMTDGVREDTELVPSQRGQRGKRALDWEGRQDDRKGGGRKGGQAL from the exons gtTCTTCTCCCAATAGTGAGTCTCCAGTCTCCTCTCCAGCCACCAGTCTCAGTTCTCCAGTCAACACTCCTAAGAGGGGGTTGTCAGGACCACTCCAGACCCCAATTCGGGGACACGGccttccctccaccccttctGTAGTCACTATCGCCCCCACTCCCACCAAGAGCGGCAGCATtctctggagaggagaagggcgCCAG gctgAGCTGGGTGTTCTGGGGGTGAGTAGGGAGCCTGTGGGTTCTGAGCCCAGCCTTCCCCAGGAGAAAGGGGctcatcctgtcctctctcctcacatcCTGGCTCACCCATCCTACCCCTTCACCCTCACCCCCAGCTCTGTCATGCAGGACCGGCGACTACAGGGCCTCAG TCTACCTGGTCTGGTACAACCTGCAGTTCACTCAGGGGCGGTCCAAGAGGAGTACCTAAGAGGACTACGCCCCTTCGCCACCTCAGATGACCTCCGCCTGCGCTCGCTGCCCCTGGGGCTCGACCCCACCACTGCTGCCCacgttactgctgctgctgcctacTACCACCCTGCCTACCTCCACCACCTACACAG gatgGAGGAGTCTTTGTGTCTTTCTGCACTACGGTCTCAGTTCTACTCTGTACCAGCAGGGGGGGCCTTCCCTCACCTCCACCCCTCTGCCCTCCACATGCAACTGCCTGGGGCACGCTACCCTGGGGAGTTCAGCCAAACACACAGTGCACTGGCTGAGag aatacagatggaggaagaGCTTCGCCaacgagagagggagcgagagcatgaacgagagaaacagagggagtgTGAGCttgaacgggagagagagagggagcgggagagagagagggagacagagatggaaagacagaaggataggcagagggagagagagagggagagacagatggtgagAGCGGTGAAGAGCCAGTACCTTGCTGGGCTGAAGGCTCTCACGGCTCTGCCGGAGGACAGGGTCAGACCTGGGGAGAGGCTGACACCTAACAGACTGG ATAAGCCCACCCTCCCTGCCCTCCCAGTACCTAAACCTCTACAGCCAGGCCTCCAGACAGCCCCTCACCTCATGCCCAGCCTGGTGCCCTCTCAGATGGGGAACAGACACACTGCCTCAGCCTCTTCCGGGGGGCTCCATGGAACACTGCTCTCTGCCATGATGCTCCATCAGGCCAATGGGGAGGAGCGCAGGTTGGCACGTCAACGCAGGCAGGGGCAGGAGAGGGAGGTGTGGCCACCTGGGGAAGGGGTGGAGCCTAGGAGAGACAGCTACAG ATCCAACGCCAGCCAACGTGACACAGGCAACAGAGAATCTCAACCTCACCTAGGAGCCCCACCTCCACTCATCTCACCCAAacctcacctcctcccccacccccctgCCCCTTCCACCACCCTCTGGAACCCTGCCTCCCTCACTGAGACCCCCCCAGACCCTCGTTTCAGGTTCGACTCCCCTGTTCCTCCATCTCGCTCCCCTCCTAATCTGACCAGAAACGAGCGGTCCCCCAgctgggagaggggggaggatgggTGCAGGAAGAGGGGGAAGGACCCAGAGAGGCTCTCGTCTGTCAGGGGACCCATTCTGCAGGAGCCTGGCCTCTGGGACTGGGCTGAGCTTGAAAGATCCACTCACAGTCTCCACCACCATAACCACCTCCACCAGAGTGGTTCGCTGTCCGTCTCCtcccccagccccagctccaacCTAGGGGTCCAGCACCACGccagctccccatctccctccatgGACCTCCAGAGGTCTGAACGGCCAGGCCAGGAGCCTCAGAACCCAGTGGTGTACGATGAGATCCTCCAGCAGCACCGCAGGCTGGTCAGCAAGCTGGacctggaggagagcaggaggagagaggccaggGAAGGAG ggtATGACTATGATCTAGATGAGTGGTATGATGACAGTGATgaggaggaagtgagggcccaCCTCAGAAGGGTAGCAGAGCAGCCCCCGTTAAAACTGGACACATCCTCAGAG GTGTGTTTCCTGCGTGTCTGTGGCCTGACCACGCTGGCCCATCGTGACCAGCTGCTtcatcagaagaggaggaagaggaggaggatgttgagAGAGCGCAGCATCTCCCCTACAGCAGTACGAGGCAAGAGGAAGACCTCTCCGCCTCCTGTGGCACCCGCTCCCACCCTCTGCACCACTCTCACCCCAGAGGAGATGAATTGCTCCCCTCAGCTGGAGGACAAGAAACACTTCCTCAACATGTTCAGCCTGTCCCATGTGACCAACCAGCAGAGGAGAG ataagGAGAAGATGGAGGGGTTGTTGAAGGCTATAAAGCTGAAGAGTGTGACGTTGGACACCATCAGATACAACCCATTACCCCTCTGTAGAAGCCCCCCTGTTTCCCCAACTg GCGAATCAAACGGACTCCACTACCAAGACTCCCCAAGCCCCTCGCCCTCCTACCCCCACCACCCCAACAACCTCCATACAGACCCACTAAAACCATCCACCTATCCACCCAGCCAACCGCCTCCCCTGGCCCCCGACCCCAACAGGAAAGGACTGGGTGGAGGTCACCCAGCTAAGAGGCTCCAGTGCCTCCAGAATGGAGGAGGCCACCCTGGCCATCATCCTCAACAGAAGGTGCCCCTGGCTGTGCAGAACGGGCAGAACATAACCTGGGAAAGATTCATCCCGAAGGACTTCCACCAGTCTGTGTTGCAGTCTACCCACAAGACACTGAGTGGCTCCACCTGCGTTCCAGAGTCCAGTATAAAGTCTGAGCCCTCAGTGCCCTACAACATCCCCCCACTGAAGAGACCAGCCCTCCTCAACACATCCCTACACCCCACCAACGGGCATCACCCTTACCCCTCTCCAGCCCACCATGTACCCCTTGGCGTACGTGATGAGCTgtcagaggaagaggatgaggaggaggaggaagaggagggagaagccCCTAGGAAGTGGAGGGGCATAGAGTCAGTCTTTGAGGCGTATCAGGAGTATGTGGATG agcggTGTATGGAGAGACAGGTTCTTCACAGTCAGTGCCGGAGGCTGGAGACTCAGAACTACACTCTCAGTCTGACAGCTGAACAACTCTCACACAGCATGGCG gagctggtgagtcagagacagagggtgagagatgagagagagaggctgcaggCTCAGCTGGAGCACTTCAGGAAGTGTCTGACCATTCCCAACGTGCACTGGGGCAAGGGGCAGGCCAAAGGTCGCCCCTCCCCGGTGACCCCCTGCCCCGctgcagaccgacagacagaccgacGACCGATGACtgatggagtgagagaggacaCTGAATTGGTTCCCAGTCAGAGGGGGCAGAGGGGGAAGAGAGCTCTGGACTGGGAAGGAAGACAGGATgatagaaagggaggagggagaaaaggaggacaGGCCCTGTAA
- the LOC110522073 gene encoding genetic suppressor element 1 isoform X3 has protein sequence MKHESKSRSLGMISTATRTTATVSPLTPLANGSVAAHSGFAAALRQLAKQAEDPRGSSPNSESPVSSPATSLSSPVNTPKRGLSGPLQTPIRGHGLPSTPSVVTIAPTPTKSGSILWRGEGRQAELGVLGVSREPVGSEPSLPQEKGAHPVLSPHILAHPSYPFTLTPSSVMQDRRLQGLSLPGLVQPAVHSGAVQEEYLRGLRPFATSDDLRLRSLPLGLDPTTAAHVTAAAAYYHPAYLHHLHRMEESLCLSALRSQFYSVPAGGAFPHLHPSALHMQLPGARYPGEFSQTHSALAERIQMEEELRQREREREHEREKQRECELERERERERERERETEMERQKDRQRERERERQMVRAVKSQYLAGLKALTALPEDRVRPGERLTPNRLDKPTLPALPVPKPLQPGLQTAPHLMPSLVPSQMGNRHTASASSGGLHGTLLSAMMLHQANGEERRLARQRRQGQEREVWPPGEGVEPRRDSYRSNASQRDTGNRESQPHLGAPPPLISPKPHLLPHPPAPSTTLWNPASLTETPPDPRFRFDSPVPPSRSPPNLTRNERSPSWERGEDGCRKRGKDPERLSSVRGPILQEPGLWDWAELERSTHSLHHHNHLHQSGSLSVSSPSPSSNLGVQHHASSPSPSMDLQRSERPGQEPQNPVVYDEILQQHRRLVSKLDLEESRRREAREGGYDYDLDEWYDDSDEEEVRAHLRRVAEQPPLKLDTSSEKVCFLRVCGLTTLAHRDQLLHQKRRKRRRMLRERSISPTAVRGKRKTSPPPVAPAPTLCTTLTPEEMNCSPQLEDKKHFLNMFSLSHVTNQQRRDKEKMEGLLKAIKLKSVTLDTIRYNPLPLCRSPPVSPTGESNGLHYQDSPSPSPSYPHHPNNLHTDPLKPSTYPPSQPPPLAPDPNRKGLGGGHPAKRLQCLQNGGGHPGHHPQQKVPLAVQNGQNITWERFIPKDFHQSVLQSTHKTLSGSTCVPESSIKSEPSVPYNIPPLKRPALLNTSLHPTNGHHPYPSPAHHVPLGVRDELSEEEDEEEEEEEGEAPRKWRGIESVFEAYQEYVDERCMERQVLHSQCRRLETQNYTLSLTAEQLSHSMAELVSQRQRVRDERERLQAQLEHFRKCLTIPNVHWGKGQAKGRPSPVTPCPAADRQTDRRPMTDGVREDTELVPSQRGQRGKRALDWEGRQDDRKGGGRKGGQAL, from the exons gtTCTTCTCCCAATAGTGAGTCTCCAGTCTCCTCTCCAGCCACCAGTCTCAGTTCTCCAGTCAACACTCCTAAGAGGGGGTTGTCAGGACCACTCCAGACCCCAATTCGGGGACACGGccttccctccaccccttctGTAGTCACTATCGCCCCCACTCCCACCAAGAGCGGCAGCATtctctggagaggagaagggcgCCAG gctgAGCTGGGTGTTCTGGGGGTGAGTAGGGAGCCTGTGGGTTCTGAGCCCAGCCTTCCCCAGGAGAAAGGGGctcatcctgtcctctctcctcacatcCTGGCTCACCCATCCTACCCCTTCACCCTCACCCCCAGCTCTGTCATGCAGGACCGGCGACTACAGGGCCTCAG TCTACCTGGTCTGGTACAACCTGCAGTTCACTCAGGGGCGGTCCAAGAGGAGTACCTAAGAGGACTACGCCCCTTCGCCACCTCAGATGACCTCCGCCTGCGCTCGCTGCCCCTGGGGCTCGACCCCACCACTGCTGCCCacgttactgctgctgctgcctacTACCACCCTGCCTACCTCCACCACCTACACAG gatgGAGGAGTCTTTGTGTCTTTCTGCACTACGGTCTCAGTTCTACTCTGTACCAGCAGGGGGGGCCTTCCCTCACCTCCACCCCTCTGCCCTCCACATGCAACTGCCTGGGGCACGCTACCCTGGGGAGTTCAGCCAAACACACAGTGCACTGGCTGAGag aatacagatggaggaagaGCTTCGCCaacgagagagggagcgagagcatgaacgagagaaacagagggagtgTGAGCttgaacgggagagagagagggagcgggagagagagagggagacagagatggaaagacagaaggataggcagagggagagagagagggagagacagatggtgagAGCGGTGAAGAGCCAGTACCTTGCTGGGCTGAAGGCTCTCACGGCTCTGCCGGAGGACAGGGTCAGACCTGGGGAGAGGCTGACACCTAACAGACTGG ATAAGCCCACCCTCCCTGCCCTCCCAGTACCTAAACCTCTACAGCCAGGCCTCCAGACAGCCCCTCACCTCATGCCCAGCCTGGTGCCCTCTCAGATGGGGAACAGACACACTGCCTCAGCCTCTTCCGGGGGGCTCCATGGAACACTGCTCTCTGCCATGATGCTCCATCAGGCCAATGGGGAGGAGCGCAGGTTGGCACGTCAACGCAGGCAGGGGCAGGAGAGGGAGGTGTGGCCACCTGGGGAAGGGGTGGAGCCTAGGAGAGACAGCTACAG ATCCAACGCCAGCCAACGTGACACAGGCAACAGAGAATCTCAACCTCACCTAGGAGCCCCACCTCCACTCATCTCACCCAAacctcacctcctcccccacccccctgCCCCTTCCACCACCCTCTGGAACCCTGCCTCCCTCACTGAGACCCCCCCAGACCCTCGTTTCAGGTTCGACTCCCCTGTTCCTCCATCTCGCTCCCCTCCTAATCTGACCAGAAACGAGCGGTCCCCCAgctgggagaggggggaggatgggTGCAGGAAGAGGGGGAAGGACCCAGAGAGGCTCTCGTCTGTCAGGGGACCCATTCTGCAGGAGCCTGGCCTCTGGGACTGGGCTGAGCTTGAAAGATCCACTCACAGTCTCCACCACCATAACCACCTCCACCAGAGTGGTTCGCTGTCCGTCTCCtcccccagccccagctccaacCTAGGGGTCCAGCACCACGccagctccccatctccctccatgGACCTCCAGAGGTCTGAACGGCCAGGCCAGGAGCCTCAGAACCCAGTGGTGTACGATGAGATCCTCCAGCAGCACCGCAGGCTGGTCAGCAAGCTGGacctggaggagagcaggaggagagaggccaggGAAGGAG ggtATGACTATGATCTAGATGAGTGGTATGATGACAGTGATgaggaggaagtgagggcccaCCTCAGAAGGGTAGCAGAGCAGCCCCCGTTAAAACTGGACACATCCTCAGAG AAGGTGTGTTTCCTGCGTGTCTGTGGCCTGACCACGCTGGCCCATCGTGACCAGCTGCTtcatcagaagaggaggaagaggaggaggatgttgagAGAGCGCAGCATCTCCCCTACAGCAGTACGAGGCAAGAGGAAGACCTCTCCGCCTCCTGTGGCACCCGCTCCCACCCTCTGCACCACTCTCACCCCAGAGGAGATGAATTGCTCCCCTCAGCTGGAGGACAAGAAACACTTCCTCAACATGTTCAGCCTGTCCCATGTGACCAACCAGCAGAGGAGAG ataagGAGAAGATGGAGGGGTTGTTGAAGGCTATAAAGCTGAAGAGTGTGACGTTGGACACCATCAGATACAACCCATTACCCCTCTGTAGAAGCCCCCCTGTTTCCCCAACTg GCGAATCAAACGGACTCCACTACCAAGACTCCCCAAGCCCCTCGCCCTCCTACCCCCACCACCCCAACAACCTCCATACAGACCCACTAAAACCATCCACCTATCCACCCAGCCAACCGCCTCCCCTGGCCCCCGACCCCAACAGGAAAGGACTGGGTGGAGGTCACCCAGCTAAGAGGCTCCAGTGCCTCCAGAATGGAGGAGGCCACCCTGGCCATCATCCTCAACAGAAGGTGCCCCTGGCTGTGCAGAACGGGCAGAACATAACCTGGGAAAGATTCATCCCGAAGGACTTCCACCAGTCTGTGTTGCAGTCTACCCACAAGACACTGAGTGGCTCCACCTGCGTTCCAGAGTCCAGTATAAAGTCTGAGCCCTCAGTGCCCTACAACATCCCCCCACTGAAGAGACCAGCCCTCCTCAACACATCCCTACACCCCACCAACGGGCATCACCCTTACCCCTCTCCAGCCCACCATGTACCCCTTGGCGTACGTGATGAGCTgtcagaggaagaggatgaggaggaggaggaagaggagggagaagccCCTAGGAAGTGGAGGGGCATAGAGTCAGTCTTTGAGGCGTATCAGGAGTATGTGGATG agcggTGTATGGAGAGACAGGTTCTTCACAGTCAGTGCCGGAGGCTGGAGACTCAGAACTACACTCTCAGTCTGACAGCTGAACAACTCTCACACAGCATGGCG gagctggtgagtcagagacagagggtgagagatgagagagagaggctgcaggCTCAGCTGGAGCACTTCAGGAAGTGTCTGACCATTCCCAACGTGCACTGGGGCAAGGGGCAGGCCAAAGGTCGCCCCTCCCCGGTGACCCCCTGCCCCGctgcagaccgacagacagaccgacGACCGATGACtgatggagtgagagaggacaCTGAATTGGTTCCCAGTCAGAGGGGGCAGAGGGGGAAGAGAGCTCTGGACTGGGAAGGAAGACAGGATgatagaaagggaggagggagaaaaggaggacaGGCCCTGTAA